The Fundidesulfovibrio putealis DSM 16056 genome segment CAGGATTTCGCGCACGCGCGTTTCCACGGCCTGGTCGGGATTCTCCCGGCCCTTGAGTTTGAGGTGAAGGGGGGCGAAATCTTCGGGACGCTGGTATGTGATCTGTGGGCAGGGCATTTGGACTCCGAGTGGCGTCGTTGGCGGGTTTGATAGATGAAGAAGGGGGTGTTTGTCGAGTGCCGGGGTGGTATGTTAGCGGAAACAACGTTTTCGAATTTGAAGAATATTCGCCGTGCGAAGCAGAGCAACCAGAGGAACAATGAACCAGACCGCCCTCGCGCCCCCCGACCCAGTGGTCCATCGCGCCGTATCCAAGACGTCCTGGCGGCTTTTGCCGTTTTTATTCATTCTGTACATCATCGCCTACCTGGACCGCATCAACGTGAGCTTCGCCGCGCTCACCATGAACCAGGACCTGGGGCTTGACCAGACCGCCTACGGTTTTGGAGCGGGCATATTCTTCCTGGGCTACGTGCTCTTCGAGGTGCCCAGCAACCTGATCCTCTCGCGCGTCGGCCCCAGGCGCTGGATCGCGCGCATCATGGTCAGCTGGGGGCTGGTGACCATGGCCCTGGCCTTCTCGCAGGGCCACAAGAGTTTCGTCGTGCTGCGGTTCCTGCTCGGCGCTGCCGAGGCCGGATTCTTTCCAGGAATCATCCTATACCTTACATACTGGTTTCCACTCTCCTATCGGGCCAGGGCCGTGGCCCTGTTCATGACCGCCACTCCCATCGCCGGGCTGGTGGGCAGCCCCGTGTCCGGCTGGATCATGCAGATGCACGGGATGCTCGGCCACGCGGGCTGGCAGTGGCTGTTCCTGCTGGAAGGGCTTCCGGCGGTGCTTCTTGGAGTATTCGTCTTCTTCCGGCTACCCGACGGCCCGGAACATGCCCGGTGGCTAACCGGCGATGAAAAATCCGCCCTGGAGGAAGTTCTGGCGAGCGAACGCCAGGACGTCGCGGCGCGCCACCTCTCAGGACTGCGACAGGGGCTGGCCAGCCCCACTGTGTGGCTTCTGGGCTTCGTGTATTTCGCGTCCGTGCTGGCCATGTACGGACTGGTGATGTGGCTGCCGCAAATAGTCTCCGGCGTCACCGGCGGCGGGACGCTCTCGGTGGGCCTGTACGTGATGATCGCCTATTTTTTCGCCGCCGCCGGGATGGTGGTCATCGGGGCCAGCTCGGACCGGTTTTGCGAGCGCCGCTGGCACATGCTCGGCTCCATGGGGCTGTGCATGGCCGGGATGCTGGTGCTTTGCCTGTCCAACGGGCTTGCGGGCATCCTGACTGGA includes the following:
- a CDS encoding MFS transporter, which translates into the protein MNQTALAPPDPVVHRAVSKTSWRLLPFLFILYIIAYLDRINVSFAALTMNQDLGLDQTAYGFGAGIFFLGYVLFEVPSNLILSRVGPRRWIARIMVSWGLVTMALAFSQGHKSFVVLRFLLGAAEAGFFPGIILYLTYWFPLSYRARAVALFMTATPIAGLVGSPVSGWIMQMHGMLGHAGWQWLFLLEGLPAVLLGVFVFFRLPDGPEHARWLTGDEKSALEEVLASERQDVAARHLSGLRQGLASPTVWLLGFVYFASVLAMYGLVMWLPQIVSGVTGGGTLSVGLYVMIAYFFAAAGMVVIGASSDRFCERRWHMLGSMGLCMAGMLVLCLSNGLAGILTGASLAAMGIWGILGPFWGLATGYLTGTAAAAGIALINSLGNVGGFAGPYLMGWVKANTGNFSEGFAYLAGLMVLGCVPLFILRRGPDKG